One Acidimicrobiia bacterium genomic window, CGGCGGCGTCACGCGACGACGCCCGGCCGATCCTCACCGGTGTCCTGCTCACCGCCACCGGCGACGGTCTTCGGCTCGTCGCCACCGACTCTTACCGCCTCGCGGTGCGTGACCTCCCCGGCGTCACGATGCTCGAGGAGGGTCAGAGCGTCCTCGTGCCGGCGAAGGGCCTCGGTGAGGTCCAGCGATTGCTCGGCGACGGCGAGCTCGAGGTCGTCTTTTCCGAGCGGGAAGCGGTCTTTCGCGTCGACGGCGCGCAGGTCACGACGCGCCTCATCGAAGGCGAGTTCCCCAACTACGAGCAGCTCATCCCGAGCGACTACCCCAACAGGCTCACCGTCGACCGTGAGATCCTGTCGGAGGCGTGCAAACGCGTCCGACTGGTCGGACAGGGCCGCGACAACTCACCGGTGCGGATGCGCATGACCCCCGAGGGAACGGAGCTGTCAGCTGTCGCCCAGGAGGTCGGCGAGGCGCGCGAGACCATCGACGCCAAGTTCGAGGGCACCGACGCCGAGCTCACGGTCGCCTTCAACCCCGAGTTCCTCCTCGACGGCATCCAGGCGGCCGGTGACGTGAGCGAGGTCGTGATCGAGTGCCTCGACCCCCTGAAGCCGGCGACGCTGCGGCCGAGTGACGGAGGCGACGACTTCCTCTACCTGCTCATGCCGGTGCGGATCTCCTGAGAGCACCGGCGGTCGCACCACGCCGGGGGAGTACGCCGTGCGCGTGAGTTCCCTCTATCTCAGCGACTTTCGGTGTTACCACGAGGTGGACGTCGAGTTTCCTTCCGGGTGCACCGTCGTCACGGGAGCCAACGGGCAGGGCAAGACCAGCCTCCTGGAGGGCATCACGTGGGCCGCCACCGGGCGCTCGCTCCGGGGCGTTCCCGACGCGGTCCTCGTCGCACACGGTGCCGATGCGGCGATCGTCCGTGTCGGGGTGAACGCCGATGAGCGCCGCCGCCGCATCGAGGCGGAGATCCCCTCGTCGGGACGCAGCCGGGTCCTCGTCGACGGGAACCGCATCACGCGCGTTGCCGACCGCGTCGGTGTCCTGCGCACGACCGTGTTCTCCCCCGACGACCTGATGGTCGTGAAGGGCGGCCCGTCGTTGCGACGTGATCTCCTCGACGGGATCCTCACGGAGCTCACGCCGCGTTTCGCTGCGACACGTCGGGATCTCGAGCGGGTGCTCAGGCAGCGCAACGCCCTGCTCAAGTCGCGGGCGCGCGACTCGGAGGCGATCCACACTCTCGACGTGTTCGACCGGCAACTCACCGAGGTGGGGGGAGCCGTCGTGGCTGCGCGTCTGGATCTCGTACGACGCCTCGAGCCCCACCTGGTCGAGGCCTACCGGGCACTCGCCGAGGCCGACACACCCGTGCGGGCCACCTACGCCAGTGAGTGGCTCTCCGAGCCGGCGGATCCCGCAGGCTCCCTCGCCGACGCGTTGGCAGCGGCGCGTGGGCGCGAACGTGACCGCGGCGTCACGCTCGTCGGTCCCCAGCGCGACGACCTCGACTGCAGCATCGGCGGTCTCGCCTCGCGCACCCACGCCTCCCAGGGCGAGCAGCGGACGTTGGCGCTGGCGTTGCGCCTCGGTGGCCACCGCCTCGTGGCCGCCGACACCGACGACGACCCGGTGCTGCTGCTCGACGACGTGTTCAGCGAGCTCGACGACCGGCGCGCCGCGGCACTCGTCGAGCACCTCCCGGCCGGACAGACCATCGTGACAACGGCGGGTCGCCTGCCCGAGGGCATCGCCGTCGACCGGCACGTCGTGGCGGGGGAGGGGCACCTGGAGGACGTTGCGTGACCGCCCGAGGCCCGCGACGGAACCGTCCCGACGACGACCCGCGGCCCGTCGTGGACGGCCTCGCCGCCGTGAGTCGCGAGCTGGGGCTGTCGGACCCGCAGGTGCTGGCCACGGTGGTGGGCGACTGGCCCCGGATCGTGGGGGAGCACATCGCAGCGCACGCGCGCCCGCTCGGCCTGCGTGACGGGTGCCTCACCATCGGGGTCGACCAGCCGGGATGGGTCACGGAGCTGCGCTACCGCCACGACGACCTCCGCGACGCCGTGCGCGAGGCCACCGCCTCGAATGCCGTCGAGAGGCTGCGCTTCGTCGTGAAACCCGGGTCCTGAAACCCCCGGTTCGGGGGTGCCGTCTGGTAGTGTGGGGGTAGTGAAATTGACGGCCCTGACCTGCGGTTTCGCGTGTTCCGCGAGGCCGGGGCAGGACTCCGTCGGGTCCTCGGAGCGGGGCACCGACGGCCGCCCCCTCCCCCACCACGTCCGCTTCTCGTCCGACCAGTAGCAAGGA contains:
- a CDS encoding DUF721 domain-containing protein, which translates into the protein MTARGPRRNRPDDDPRPVVDGLAAVSRELGLSDPQVLATVVGDWPRIVGEHIAAHARPLGLRDGCLTIGVDQPGWVTELRYRHDDLRDAVREATASNAVERLRFVVKPGS
- the recF gene encoding DNA replication and repair protein RecF (All proteins in this family for which functions are known are DNA-binding proteins that assist the filamentation of RecA onto DNA for the initiation of recombination or recombinational repair.), producing the protein MRVSSLYLSDFRCYHEVDVEFPSGCTVVTGANGQGKTSLLEGITWAATGRSLRGVPDAVLVAHGADAAIVRVGVNADERRRRIEAEIPSSGRSRVLVDGNRITRVADRVGVLRTTVFSPDDLMVVKGGPSLRRDLLDGILTELTPRFAATRRDLERVLRQRNALLKSRARDSEAIHTLDVFDRQLTEVGGAVVAARLDLVRRLEPHLVEAYRALAEADTPVRATYASEWLSEPADPAGSLADALAAARGRERDRGVTLVGPQRDDLDCSIGGLASRTHASQGEQRTLALALRLGGHRLVAADTDDDPVLLLDDVFSELDDRRAAALVEHLPAGQTIVTTAGRLPEGIAVDRHVVAGEGHLEDVA
- the dnaN gene encoding DNA polymerase III subunit beta, with the protein product MKFRCERDALADAITTAQRAVASRTGVLPVLSGLRITASDSSVELVGSDLELTVRVTAPADVADGGMAVIPAKLLAEVVRSLDPGSVAVEIADDEARISAGPSKFALRVLPTEDFPRLPDVTGNAVTTDAAVLATALQQVISAASRDDARPILTGVLLTATGDGLRLVATDSYRLAVRDLPGVTMLEEGQSVLVPAKGLGEVQRLLGDGELEVVFSEREAVFRVDGAQVTTRLIEGEFPNYEQLIPSDYPNRLTVDREILSEACKRVRLVGQGRDNSPVRMRMTPEGTELSAVAQEVGEARETIDAKFEGTDAELTVAFNPEFLLDGIQAAGDVSEVVIECLDPLKPATLRPSDGGDDFLYLLMPVRIS